In Patagioenas fasciata isolate bPatFas1 chromosome 2, bPatFas1.hap1, whole genome shotgun sequence, a single window of DNA contains:
- the TPMT gene encoding thiopurine S-methyltransferase isoform X2 → MAAKMGNGLLQKYLDVLLSGRSGLRIFFPLCGKAVEMKWLADMGHTVVGVEVSEQALKEFFSEHSLPYCEEPVPEISGAKKLQSTSGNISLYCCSIYDLSSSIVGKFDGVWDRGALVAVNPCDRQRYVSLMITLMEKNSSYLLVTVSYDPNKHKGPPFYVPESEIKSLFRDCCEIKCLQKVDDFSEKHRQWGLDYFLEVLYILKFVA, encoded by the exons ATGGCTGCAAAAATGGGAAATGG GCTCTTACAGAAGTACCTGGATGTTCTTTTAAGTGGCAGGAGTGGACTGAGAATATTTTTCCCGCTTTGTGGTAAAGCAGTAGAGATGAAATG GCTGGCGGACATGGGACACACTGTTGTCGGTGTGGAAGTCAGCGAGCAAGCACTGAAGGAATTTTTTTCAGAACACAGTCTGCCTTATTGCGAGGAGCCAGTGCCAGAGATTTCAGGAGCAAAAAAGCTGCAG AGTACCTCTGGGAACATTTCTCTGTACTGCTGCAGTATTTATGATTTGTCCAG CTCAATAGTTGGCAAGTTTGATGGGGTTTGGGACAGAGGAGCTCTAGTAGCTGTGAATCCATGCGACAGACAACG TTATGTCAGTTTGATGATCACCCtaatggaaaaaaattcttcttatCTCCTTGTTACAGTTTCATATGATCCAAACAAACACAAAG GCCCACCGTTTTATGTTCCTGAATCTGAAATTAAAAGCTTGTTTC GTGACTGCTGTGAAATTAAGTGTCTTCAAAAAGTTGACGACTTCTCAGAGAAACACAGACAATGGGGACTAGATTATTTTCTGGAGGTGCTATATATACTGAAGTTTGTAGCTtga
- the TPMT gene encoding thiopurine S-methyltransferase isoform X1 encodes MDRPADASRILESTDIGSQKDRVVTEEEWLQKWEMGNTGFHKEQGHPLLQKYLDVLLSGRSGLRIFFPLCGKAVEMKWLADMGHTVVGVEVSEQALKEFFSEHSLPYCEEPVPEISGAKKLQSTSGNISLYCCSIYDLSSSIVGKFDGVWDRGALVAVNPCDRQRYVSLMITLMEKNSSYLLVTVSYDPNKHKGPPFYVPESEIKSLFRDCCEIKCLQKVDDFSEKHRQWGLDYFLEVLYILKFVA; translated from the exons ATGGACCGCCCTGCAGATGCGAGCAGGATCCTGGAAAGCACTGATATTGGGTCACAAAAAGACAGAGTGGTGACTGAGGAGGAATGGCTGCAAAAATGGGAAATGGGTAACACTGGGTTTCATAAGGAACAAGGGCATCC GCTCTTACAGAAGTACCTGGATGTTCTTTTAAGTGGCAGGAGTGGACTGAGAATATTTTTCCCGCTTTGTGGTAAAGCAGTAGAGATGAAATG GCTGGCGGACATGGGACACACTGTTGTCGGTGTGGAAGTCAGCGAGCAAGCACTGAAGGAATTTTTTTCAGAACACAGTCTGCCTTATTGCGAGGAGCCAGTGCCAGAGATTTCAGGAGCAAAAAAGCTGCAG AGTACCTCTGGGAACATTTCTCTGTACTGCTGCAGTATTTATGATTTGTCCAG CTCAATAGTTGGCAAGTTTGATGGGGTTTGGGACAGAGGAGCTCTAGTAGCTGTGAATCCATGCGACAGACAACG TTATGTCAGTTTGATGATCACCCtaatggaaaaaaattcttcttatCTCCTTGTTACAGTTTCATATGATCCAAACAAACACAAAG GCCCACCGTTTTATGTTCCTGAATCTGAAATTAAAAGCTTGTTTC GTGACTGCTGTGAAATTAAGTGTCTTCAAAAAGTTGACGACTTCTCAGAGAAACACAGACAATGGGGACTAGATTATTTTCTGGAGGTGCTATATATACTGAAGTTTGTAGCTtga